One Ignavibacteriales bacterium genomic region harbors:
- a CDS encoding HDOD domain-containing protein: MEFNLISDQQTNSLYKAEDILNKLQSVSNLPPIPKVLQEISQLFNSPDISARKVEMMVEKDPSLTLKVLSVANSPLYGLRRNVTSIKTAVVLLGMTEIKSIVTSIRMASTMRMKSDKYFNPDKFLNHSMVVGMLAQRMSKDLGFNFEGDGFVAGMLHDMGILIIHEYLANEFLQIVGYSVQNQTTFLEAEYKVLGLSHQEIGEFLTDKWSLPSVLSDALQFHHIPSKSKENNFLTAVLHVADYATCKFNMPGITWDENYIFDDSIIELLNFLSPEGVDEFVEAYKVDYLEAAKAQMI; the protein is encoded by the coding sequence GTGGAATTCAATTTGATTAGTGATCAGCAAACTAACAGCTTATACAAAGCAGAAGATATCTTAAACAAATTACAAAGTGTTTCCAATCTGCCTCCAATTCCTAAAGTACTTCAGGAAATCTCTCAATTATTTAATTCGCCCGATATATCTGCCCGAAAAGTAGAGATGATGGTTGAGAAGGATCCCTCTTTAACGTTAAAAGTGTTATCAGTTGCCAATTCCCCGTTGTATGGTTTACGAAGAAATGTAACAAGCATAAAAACGGCAGTTGTATTACTTGGCATGACAGAAATAAAATCAATCGTTACTTCTATCAGAATGGCTTCTACTATGAGAATGAAATCGGATAAATATTTTAATCCCGATAAATTCTTAAATCATTCGATGGTTGTTGGAATGCTTGCGCAAAGAATGTCTAAAGATCTGGGATTTAACTTTGAAGGAGATGGTTTTGTAGCAGGTATGCTGCACGATATGGGAATTCTTATTATCCACGAATATCTTGCTAATGAATTTCTTCAAATTGTGGGGTACTCTGTTCAAAATCAAACTACGTTCTTGGAGGCTGAGTACAAAGTCTTGGGATTATCGCACCAGGAAATCGGTGAGTTTCTCACGGATAAATGGTCACTTCCTTCAGTGCTTTCCGATGCACTACAATTTCATCATATACCTTCTAAATCAAAAGAAAATAATTTTCTTACCGCAGTTTTACATGTAGCTGACTATGCCACCTGTAAATTTAATATGCCCGGTATTACGTGGGATGAAAATTACATCTTCGATGATTCCATAATTGAATTATTGAATTTTTTATCTCCCGAAGGCGTAGATGAATTTGTTGAAGCGTATAAGGTAGATTACCTTGAAGCTGCTAAAGCACAAATGATATAA
- a CDS encoding DUF1579 domain-containing protein — translation MKFLSKLSLVLVLFLTFYSYAQDVDQDAMMKEWQTYMTPGPEHEMLAGMVGEWEGDITMWMDPSQPPQTMKGTTTYELVMDGRYLVGHFSGMMMGMPFNGMDLTGFDNALKVYQNVWIDNMGTGMMITEGTVDKSTNSITYNGHMVTPNGSKAKVRNVVKIIDKDHSTFEMFVDMGTGETKSMEIKYSRK, via the coding sequence ATGAAATTCCTTAGTAAGCTCTCTTTAGTTCTAGTACTTTTCTTAACGTTTTATTCTTATGCACAAGATGTCGATCAAGATGCTATGATGAAAGAATGGCAAACCTATATGACTCCGGGTCCAGAGCACGAAATGCTTGCTGGAATGGTTGGCGAATGGGAAGGCGATATTACAATGTGGATGGATCCATCTCAACCACCTCAAACTATGAAAGGAACAACGACCTACGAATTAGTTATGGATGGTAGATACTTAGTTGGTCATTTCTCTGGTATGATGATGGGAATGCCATTTAATGGAATGGACTTAACTGGTTTTGATAATGCTTTAAAAGTATATCAGAATGTTTGGATTGATAATATGGGCACAGGTATGATGATAACAGAAGGAACTGTTGATAAAAGTACAAATTCAATTACTTACAACGGACATATGGTTACACCAAACGGCAGTAAAGCAAAAGTTAGAAATGTTGTTAAAATAATTGATAAAGACCATTCAACTTTTGAAATGTTTGTTGATATGGGTACAGGAGAAACCAAGTCAATGGAGATTAAGTACTCAAGAAAATAA
- a CDS encoding creatininase family protein yields MRPYILAENNWKDIEERSIDLAILPWGATEAHNYHLPYSADVIESENIAISAAEKAFNKGAKIVVLPTIPFGVNTGQTDIKLDMNINPSTQAAILNDLIEVLNRQNILKLLIVNGHGGNDFKPILRELGLKFPKMFLSYCNWFTALPKESYFENNGDHADEMETSLLMHLSPDLVLPLTEAGNGKAKIIKIKGIQEGWAWTERKWSKVTADTGIGNPAKATKEKGEKYFNDVVDKIAHLIIEIANEDINNLYE; encoded by the coding sequence ATGCGCCCATATATACTTGCTGAAAACAACTGGAAAGATATTGAAGAACGTTCAATTGATCTTGCAATATTACCCTGGGGAGCAACAGAAGCTCACAACTATCATTTACCATATTCCGCTGATGTTATTGAATCTGAAAATATTGCAATATCTGCTGCCGAAAAAGCTTTTAACAAAGGCGCAAAAATTGTAGTTCTTCCAACAATTCCATTTGGCGTTAATACAGGGCAGACTGATATTAAACTTGATATGAATATTAACCCAAGCACGCAGGCTGCAATATTAAATGATTTAATTGAAGTTCTAAATCGGCAAAATATTCTTAAACTTTTAATAGTTAATGGACATGGAGGTAACGATTTTAAACCTATACTTAGGGAACTTGGACTAAAATTTCCAAAAATGTTTTTAAGCTATTGTAATTGGTTTACGGCTCTTCCAAAAGAAAGTTATTTTGAGAATAACGGTGATCACGCAGATGAAATGGAAACAAGTTTGCTTATGCACTTGTCACCTGATTTAGTTCTACCTCTAACTGAAGCAGGAAATGGGAAAGCGAAAATAATAAAGATTAAAGGAATTCAGGAAGGTTGGGCGTGGACTGAAAGAAAATGGTCAAAGGTTACAGCAGATACTGGTATAGGTAATCCTGCCAAAGCAACAAAAGAAAAAGGTGAAAAATATTTTAATGATGTAGTTGATAAAATTGCACACCTAATTATTGAGATTGCTAATGAAGATATAAATAATTTATATGAGTGA
- a CDS encoding ABC transporter permease, whose protein sequence is MSYEKFIAKRYLLSKHKINFITIISFISITGITIGVAALIVVLSVFNGFGSLVTSFLMNFDPHLRVEYKIDSKNEDYNKVAAILKDTPDLKSFAPFVSGKVLAFNSGITQVISLKGIELKYADNLYNIKDNILFGSSELNEEDKTPGMLIGLRLADRLQVLVGDTVTVISPAGIEKIITQFGMPNTQQFVVNGIFSSQNNEYDESLAFTYLSEAQYLLGYKNSYQGYEIKLNNSDNSFKAKDYLELKLDNNKFEINTWYDFHKELYSVMQIERWVAYILLSLIIAVATFNILGSLSMSVIEKKRDIGILRSMGAKENSILKIFMYEGLMIGLIGTGLGVLLGYFVCFLQLQYNIYPLDPTQYKIDSLPLQLRLADFFVIAGVSLFLSFIASLIPAKRAAKVDALQAIKWE, encoded by the coding sequence ATGAGCTACGAAAAATTTATTGCAAAACGTTATCTCCTATCAAAGCATAAGATTAATTTTATAACAATTATATCTTTTATTTCGATAACAGGAATTACCATCGGTGTTGCTGCGCTTATTGTTGTTCTATCCGTATTTAACGGATTTGGAAGTTTAGTTACATCATTTCTAATGAACTTTGATCCGCATCTTAGGGTGGAATATAAAATTGATAGCAAGAATGAGGATTACAATAAAGTTGCTGCAATTTTAAAAGATACTCCCGATCTAAAATCATTTGCCCCTTTTGTTAGCGGAAAAGTTTTGGCATTCAATAGCGGAATTACACAGGTTATTTCACTCAAAGGTATTGAACTTAAATATGCTGACAATCTCTATAATATTAAGGACAATATTTTATTTGGCAGCAGTGAATTAAATGAAGAAGATAAAACACCAGGAATGTTAATCGGATTAAGATTAGCGGATCGTTTACAAGTTCTCGTTGGTGATACGGTTACTGTTATTTCCCCTGCCGGTATTGAAAAAATTATTACTCAGTTTGGAATGCCAAACACACAGCAATTTGTCGTAAATGGAATTTTTAGTTCTCAAAATAATGAGTACGATGAAAGTTTAGCTTTTACTTATTTAAGTGAAGCACAATATTTATTGGGCTACAAAAACAGTTATCAAGGATACGAAATAAAACTCAATAACTCCGATAACTCATTTAAAGCTAAAGATTATCTTGAATTAAAATTGGATAACAATAAGTTTGAGATAAACACATGGTACGATTTTCATAAAGAACTTTATTCTGTTATGCAAATTGAAAGATGGGTTGCATATATTCTACTTTCACTAATTATCGCTGTGGCAACTTTTAATATTCTTGGCTCCCTCTCAATGTCTGTAATCGAAAAGAAAAGAGATATTGGGATTCTAAGATCGATGGGTGCTAAAGAAAATTCTATATTAAAAATATTTATGTACGAAGGTTTGATGATTGGTTTGATTGGAACAGGGTTAGGAGTTCTGCTAGGATATTTTGTCTGCTTCCTCCAGTTGCAGTATAACATTTATCCGCTCGATCCAACACAATACAAAATTGATTCGCTTCCACTGCAATTAAGGTTAGCAGATTTTTTTGTAATAGCCGGAGTTTCATTGTTCCTTTCGTTCATAGCATCGCTTATACCTGCCAAAAGAGCCGCTAAAGTTGATGCATTACAAGCAATCAAATGGGAATGA
- the crcB gene encoding fluoride efflux transporter CrcB produces MMLNYILVSTGAAIGGALRYGISNYIQKNISVIFPYGTLVVNIVGSFILGVIMFYLNEKELIGSELRLFLTVGFCGGFTTFSTFSYETLTLFRDSEIVLAFYNVLLNLVLCLVGIYLAYLISKFIG; encoded by the coding sequence ATGATGCTAAATTACATCCTTGTCTCTACTGGAGCCGCAATTGGCGGCGCCCTTCGTTACGGAATTTCAAACTATATTCAAAAAAACATTTCTGTAATATTTCCTTACGGCACTTTAGTTGTAAATATAGTTGGATCATTTATTCTCGGTGTTATTATGTTCTATCTAAATGAAAAAGAATTAATAGGAAGCGAATTAAGATTATTTCTTACTGTTGGGTTTTGCGGCGGCTTTACTACTTTCTCAACATTTTCTTATGAAACATTAACTTTATTTCGTGATTCAGAAATTGTTCTCGCATTCTATAATGTATTACTGAATTTGGTTTTATGCTTGGTAGGAATTTATCTGGCTTATCTCATTTCAAAATTTATAGGTTGA
- a CDS encoding ABC transporter permease, whose translation MNFAFFVSRRYILSNKDSRLLNLISVISIAGISLGVATLIIALSVLNGFEKTLTQKITDFDTHIKIFSYKESLPNAETYLAELKLKHNAEIDYISPSISKLAIISAKKRKEGINIKGVSESNEIKKIKSNLVEGDLNLEKENSIVIGKTLATKLLLKIGDKVTLFALKNDKVPSLTELPNIQNFFVQGIFESGMAEYDNMIGYTGIAAAQNLFSMPGEINGIDIKLKSVSKIDSLAHVIRKELRYPYYARTIFEIYRNIFSWIELQKKPIPIILGLIIIVAVFNIISALLMLVLEKTNSIGVLKSLGAKGRAIIKIFIYQGIYLAFIGIASGNILAWLLMTIQLKFNVIKVPSSVYFVTKVPIEMSPDVFLLISVVTFFLSILSAIIPSYFASRINPVKALRFD comes from the coding sequence ATGAATTTCGCCTTTTTTGTATCTCGAAGATATATCCTTTCTAATAAAGACTCCAGATTGCTAAATCTGATTTCTGTCATCAGTATTGCAGGTATCTCTCTTGGCGTAGCAACTCTTATTATTGCTTTAAGTGTTTTAAATGGTTTTGAAAAAACGCTTACTCAAAAAATCACTGATTTTGATACACATATAAAAATATTTTCTTATAAAGAATCTCTGCCTAATGCTGAAACTTATTTAGCTGAATTAAAACTGAAGCATAATGCTGAAATAGACTACATATCCCCGTCAATTTCTAAGCTTGCAATAATTAGTGCGAAAAAACGTAAAGAAGGCATAAATATTAAAGGTGTTTCTGAATCAAACGAAATTAAAAAGATTAAATCAAACCTAGTTGAAGGTGATTTAAATCTGGAAAAAGAAAATTCTATTGTTATCGGAAAAACATTAGCAACAAAACTATTATTAAAAATTGGGGATAAAGTTACTTTGTTTGCTCTAAAGAATGATAAAGTTCCATCACTAACAGAACTGCCAAATATTCAAAACTTTTTTGTTCAAGGAATTTTTGAAAGCGGTATGGCTGAATATGATAATATGATTGGCTATACTGGAATTGCAGCCGCTCAAAATTTATTTTCAATGCCAGGTGAGATTAATGGAATTGATATTAAACTAAAATCTGTAAGTAAAATTGATAGTCTTGCCCATGTTATCCGAAAAGAGTTGCGATATCCATACTATGCCAGAACTATTTTTGAAATTTATAGAAATATTTTTTCGTGGATTGAACTTCAGAAAAAACCAATACCAATTATTTTAGGATTAATAATTATTGTTGCGGTTTTTAATATCATTAGCGCATTGTTAATGCTCGTGCTGGAAAAAACAAATTCAATAGGTGTATTAAAATCATTAGGTGCTAAAGGCAGAGCAATTATTAAAATATTTATTTATCAAGGAATTTATTTAGCTTTCATTGGAATTGCATCCGGCAATATACTAGCATGGCTGTTGATGACAATTCAACTGAAGTTTAATGTTATTAAAGTGCCATCTAGTGTTTATTTTGTAACTAAAGTTCCTATCGAAATGAGCCCGGATGTATTTCTATTAATCTCAGTGGTCACGTTTTTTCTTTCTATATTGTCTGCAATCATTCCAAGTTATTTTGCATCAAGAATAAATCCTGTAAAAGCTTTGAGGTTTGATTAA
- a CDS encoding ABC transporter ATP-binding protein: protein MNIILSSENISKSYQSTKKNKLEVLKSISFEIEANKISVIVGASGAGKSTLLHLLGGLDRPDTGKVFYEQKNIFDYNNDKLAKFRNENMGFVFQFHHLLPEFTAVENVSIPQMIKGVNLKASSNNSLRLLEIVGLKDRADHKPAELSGGEQQRVAVARALANDPKIIFADEPTGNLDSANSESLHKLLFDLRDNFNKTFVIVTHNPDLMKLADVIFEIKDGIISKNK, encoded by the coding sequence ATGAATATCATTTTATCATCAGAAAATATTTCTAAATCATATCAATCCACTAAAAAAAATAAGCTGGAAGTTTTAAAATCTATTTCGTTTGAAATTGAAGCAAATAAAATTTCAGTTATTGTTGGAGCCTCCGGTGCCGGTAAATCTACTTTACTGCATTTGCTTGGTGGACTTGATAGACCCGACACTGGCAAAGTATTTTATGAACAGAAAAATATTTTTGATTACAACAACGATAAACTTGCCAAGTTTAGGAATGAAAATATGGGATTTGTCTTTCAGTTCCATCATCTACTGCCAGAGTTTACTGCTGTAGAAAATGTTTCAATTCCACAAATGATAAAAGGTGTAAACTTAAAAGCTTCTTCTAATAATTCTTTACGGTTATTAGAAATTGTTGGATTAAAAGATCGTGCGGATCATAAACCTGCTGAACTTTCAGGTGGTGAACAACAAAGAGTAGCAGTTGCACGTGCACTTGCTAATGACCCTAAAATAATTTTTGCGGATGAGCCAACAGGTAACCTCGATTCTGCAAACAGTGAATCTTTACACAAATTACTTTTTGATTTACGAGACAATTTTAACAAAACATTTGTTATCGTTACTCACAATCCTGATCTGATGAAGCTTGCAGATGTAATCTTTGAAATTAAAGACGGTATCATAAGTAAGAATAAGTGA
- a CDS encoding sterol desaturase family protein: MEANIFEILFQGIINYINGLSSAEILSTSLIIFAAIFFVILERLFPYSKDQKILREGFFDDFAMYTIAQNYVLSIIIFSGIIYFIDNTTGISRLKLFSTIPIWAQLIFFVITHDLYIYWMHRWMHKNKWLWRIHEAHHSPKKVDWLSGSRSHPLEILLNQTIEFAPIILLGAPVEVIAYKGLISAIWGMYIHCNIDINSGWLQKIINGPEMHRWHHSTGKGRNRNFATKFAFWDWIFGTAFLPETKADEYGLKTYFPAHYISQTLFAFRSFKKSKSNVD; encoded by the coding sequence ATGGAAGCAAACATATTTGAAATTTTATTTCAAGGAATAATAAACTATATAAACGGGTTATCCTCTGCAGAAATTTTATCAACTTCATTAATAATTTTTGCAGCAATATTTTTTGTGATATTGGAAAGATTATTTCCATATAGTAAAGACCAAAAGATTTTGCGTGAAGGTTTTTTTGATGATTTTGCTATGTATACAATCGCTCAAAACTATGTTCTTAGCATTATAATTTTTAGCGGAATAATTTATTTTATTGACAATACAACTGGCATTTCGCGCTTAAAATTATTTTCTACCATTCCAATTTGGGCACAATTGATTTTTTTTGTTATAACTCACGATTTATACATTTACTGGATGCATCGATGGATGCACAAAAATAAATGGCTTTGGAGGATTCACGAAGCGCATCACTCACCAAAAAAAGTTGATTGGCTTTCCGGATCACGTTCACATCCATTAGAAATTTTGTTAAATCAGACAATAGAATTTGCACCTATAATTTTACTTGGTGCACCTGTTGAAGTTATTGCATACAAAGGTTTAATTAGTGCTATTTGGGGAATGTATATTCATTGTAATATTGATATAAATTCTGGCTGGCTACAAAAAATAATTAATGGACCCGAAATGCATCGCTGGCATCATTCAACTGGCAAGGGAAGAAATAGAAACTTTGCAACTAAATTTGCTTTTTGGGATTGGATTTTTGGAACTGCCTTTTTGCCGGAAACAAAAGCAGATGAATACGGATTGAAGACTTACTTCCCTGCCCACTATATTTCTCAAACACTTTTTGCTTTTAGAAGTTTTAAGAAATCTAAAAGTAATGTTGACTAA
- a CDS encoding class I SAM-dependent methyltransferase has product MTDPKIRVCPVELSGSLDSKIRRWLQNPQKLLSPYLTDGMKVLDVGCGPGFFSIDIAKMIGENGKVFSVDLQQGMLNLIRKKIAGTELESRIQLIKSEVNGFSIPEKVNFILAFYMVHEVPDKDNLFKLLKNTLLENGRFLLIEPKLFHVSKKEFESTLKKAEQAGFKITKGPKLPFSHSAILH; this is encoded by the coding sequence ATGACTGATCCCAAAATTAGGGTATGTCCTGTAGAACTTTCAGGCTCGTTGGATAGTAAAATTAGAAGGTGGCTGCAAAATCCGCAAAAGTTATTATCACCTTATTTAACAGATGGAATGAAAGTTCTTGATGTTGGTTGCGGACCTGGCTTCTTTTCTATTGACATTGCTAAAATGATTGGAGAAAATGGAAAAGTATTTTCTGTTGATCTTCAACAAGGAATGTTGAATTTAATTAGAAAGAAAATTGCTGGAACCGAATTAGAATCAAGAATTCAACTTATTAAAAGTGAGGTAAATGGTTTTAGTATTCCGGAAAAAGTTAATTTTATTTTAGCATTTTATATGGTTCACGAAGTGCCGGATAAAGATAATTTATTTAAACTGTTAAAAAATACTCTTCTTGAAAATGGTCGATTTCTTCTGATCGAACCAAAACTATTTCACGTTTCTAAAAAAGAATTTGAATCGACTTTAAAGAAGGCAGAACAAGCGGGATTTAAGATTACTAAAGGACCAAAATTGCCATTTAGTCATTCCGCAATTTTGCATTAA
- a CDS encoding DUF3160 domain-containing protein — translation MKKLSILLITAILLLSVVSFSQSNFNIDAYRQFLQNHQNMSSEDLMQMYSAGLFYGDLNLPLTNTRYLDSITNKYSLTSNELDLISRNGFIVSERMEKLSFGESFLEIFHKDLPVFVSTDAILHAFHISYDRILKDAELGFLIKKVKSLLQTLHSQQSYLNTKYGNNPEMLTMLKDVDVYLTVPLKLFELNVNPYYSDNTGKVDTILQLINDEQMCSYNLFADVCRVIDWSQFKPRGHYYEEPGIMNPTQLPNYFRVMMWLGRTELYLTKPIALDSTICPLPSFDDVKRQIIDSYLIKELIDASNSYDDYTEIENAIKIFAGEQDNVTLDNLGYLKNAVSLTDADELLDSMKVVEFQDTLKNQSFAYQLILSQILFGDPMSPDSIVPASAFMLFGQRFVIDSYITASVVYDRIAGGYCRLFPSLLDVLFSIGNSASAQLLVDELNQYHYATNLAALRYLIDSYDDEFWEANFYSNWLSIIRKLNPPQDRNYLPQFMKTAAFWQKKMNTQLASWAELRHDNLLYAKQSYTGGTICSYPYSYVEPFPEFYQTLKEFSASAANKVQSINFSDPGYQIEITAYFTLLGNVMDTLRMISEKELNQELLTAQEIHFLQSMIYEDYNGGSGETPYKGWYPKLFYKDEYLAGNESYSNPGLLESDHLVADMHTTPTDCGGTIMGWVKHVGTGPINLGVFVAPWNDGVETAFIGPVMSYYEYTTTNFLRLTDQEWNNEYLQAALRPDWVNIYLADSTGNSRGNGPSLITDVKDNPNGNIIPQSEILIANYPNPFNPSTLIVFSIPNELTNQYTELKIFDIQGSLIATLVNQKLATGKYVVRWEGKNQNNQNVASGVYIYNIKVGEKIKSGKMNLLK, via the coding sequence ATGAAAAAGCTATCAATTTTATTAATCACCGCTATTCTTTTGCTATCTGTCGTTTCGTTCAGCCAATCTAACTTTAATATAGATGCCTACAGACAATTTCTTCAGAATCATCAAAATATGAGTTCAGAGGATTTGATGCAGATGTATTCCGCTGGTTTATTTTATGGGGATCTGAATTTGCCTTTAACCAATACTAGATATTTAGATTCGATTACTAATAAGTATAGCTTAACTTCTAATGAGTTAGATTTAATTTCGCGTAATGGATTTATCGTTTCAGAAAGAATGGAAAAGTTATCTTTTGGTGAATCATTTCTTGAAATATTCCATAAAGATTTACCGGTATTTGTTTCAACAGATGCAATTTTGCATGCTTTTCACATCTCATACGATAGAATTTTAAAAGATGCTGAACTCGGATTTCTGATAAAGAAAGTAAAATCACTTTTGCAAACGTTACATTCGCAACAAAGTTATCTGAATACAAAGTACGGGAACAATCCAGAAATGTTAACGATGCTTAAAGATGTAGATGTTTATCTAACCGTTCCGCTAAAATTGTTCGAGTTAAACGTAAATCCTTACTACAGCGACAATACCGGAAAAGTAGATACCATATTACAATTAATTAATGATGAACAAATGTGTTCGTATAATTTATTTGCAGATGTTTGCAGAGTTATTGATTGGAGCCAGTTTAAACCACGCGGCCACTATTATGAAGAACCAGGTATAATGAATCCCACACAATTGCCAAATTACTTTAGGGTAATGATGTGGCTGGGAAGAACAGAATTGTATTTAACAAAACCTATTGCACTCGATTCAACTATTTGCCCGCTTCCTTCTTTTGATGATGTTAAACGTCAAATAATTGATTCGTATCTAATTAAAGAATTAATTGATGCTTCAAATTCTTATGACGATTATACAGAAATTGAAAATGCTATTAAAATATTTGCCGGCGAACAGGATAACGTAACTTTAGATAATCTTGGATATTTAAAAAATGCCGTTTCATTAACAGATGCAGATGAATTATTAGATAGTATGAAAGTTGTCGAATTCCAGGACACTCTAAAAAATCAAAGTTTTGCATATCAACTTATTTTGTCACAGATTTTATTCGGGGATCCAATGAGTCCTGACAGCATTGTTCCTGCTTCAGCATTTATGTTGTTCGGACAAAGATTTGTTATTGATTCTTACATCACCGCCAGTGTTGTTTATGATAGGATTGCAGGAGGATATTGCCGTTTATTTCCATCTTTACTAGATGTACTATTTTCAATTGGTAACTCAGCATCAGCACAATTACTTGTTGATGAATTAAATCAGTATCACTATGCCACCAACCTTGCCGCATTGCGATATCTAATTGATTCCTACGATGATGAATTTTGGGAGGCAAATTTTTATTCTAATTGGTTAAGTATAATTAGGAAATTAAATCCGCCGCAGGATAGAAATTATCTGCCTCAATTTATGAAGACAGCGGCATTCTGGCAAAAGAAAATGAATACTCAACTTGCTTCCTGGGCAGAGTTAAGGCATGATAACTTACTTTATGCAAAACAATCTTATACCGGCGGAACCATTTGTTCATATCCATATAGTTATGTTGAGCCATTCCCGGAATTTTATCAGACTTTAAAGGAATTTTCTGCAAGTGCTGCAAATAAAGTACAATCAATAAATTTTTCTGATCCGGGTTATCAAATTGAAATTACTGCATATTTTACTTTGCTAGGTAATGTTATGGATACACTGAGAATGATTTCTGAAAAAGAATTAAACCAGGAATTATTAACTGCACAAGAAATACATTTCTTACAGAGTATGATATATGAAGATTATAATGGCGGTTCCGGTGAAACCCCGTATAAAGGATGGTATCCAAAATTGTTTTATAAAGATGAATATTTAGCGGGTAATGAATCTTATTCAAATCCAGGCCTTTTAGAAAGTGATCATCTTGTCGCCGATATGCACACTACTCCAACTGATTGTGGCGGAACAATTATGGGATGGGTAAAGCATGTTGGTACCGGTCCTATAAATCTTGGTGTGTTTGTTGCCCCCTGGAATGATGGTGTTGAAACGGCTTTTATTGGGCCTGTAATGAGTTATTATGAATACACAACCACTAACTTCTTAAGATTAACGGATCAAGAATGGAATAATGAATATTTGCAAGCAGCATTAAGACCTGATTGGGTTAATATTTATTTAGCTGATTCGACAGGTAATTCTAGAGGCAATGGTCCATCGTTAATCACTGATGTTAAAGATAATCCTAATGGCAACATCATTCCGCAATCTGAAATTTTAATTGCTAACTATCCCAATCCTTTTAACCCGAGTACATTAATTGTCTTTTCGATTCCGAACGAACTTACAAATCAATACACAGAATTAAAAATATTTGATATACAGGGAAGTTTAATTGCAACACTTGTAAATCAAAAACTTGCAACTGGCAAATATGTTGTGAGATGGGAGGGAAAGAATCAAAATAATCAAAATGTAGCAAGCGGAGTTTATATTTATAATATTAAAGTTGGAGAAAAAATAAAAAGCGGTAAGATGAATCTTCTTAAATAA
- a CDS encoding DUF190 domain-containing protein: MQTNNEAKLLRVFIGESDRIKGKPVYEEIVLKARETGLAGATVIKGIMGFGANSKIHTSKLLTLSEDLPFIIEIVDTLEKIENFIPTINNIFETANIGGLVTIEKAQIIKYTANKK; encoded by the coding sequence ATGCAAACAAATAATGAAGCAAAACTTCTTAGAGTATTTATTGGTGAAAGTGACAGAATAAAAGGTAAGCCAGTGTATGAAGAAATTGTTTTAAAGGCAAGAGAAACTGGATTAGCAGGTGCTACAGTAATAAAAGGAATTATGGGATTTGGTGCTAATAGTAAAATTCATACTTCAAAACTTCTAACACTCTCCGAAGATTTGCCGTTTATTATAGAAATAGTTGATACTCTTGAAAAGATTGAAAACTTCATCCCAACCATAAACAACATTTTTGAAACTGCTAATATTGGTGGGTTGGTTACGATAGAAAAAGCACAAATAATAAAATACACTGCTAATAAAAAATGA